A window of Hallerella porci contains these coding sequences:
- a CDS encoding TIGR02171 family lipoprotein, whose protein sequence is MQHAGMVQMHSALRGTTLGTSLESAPTSEKPEMTVNFDYDFSLGAHEVTRKEYATWTGKNIERQNDLPMTNVTYFDAILAANSRSKFEGLDSVYTYRKLQMSEGSCLGIENLAFHPEANGYRLPTEAEWTFAAKNVHFNPEKSWNVSNAGDSLHPVCTSEPKAILCDMAGNAMEWVNDWFVPFSDTTLLNFIGGAQSDAIGKRILKGGYFRKAADNMRIYSRGDVYTVTSSTKADYVGFRLARGMIPSPSTLNSSNSNFSPENFSVLPALELKKKLRTSQVRLAFRDDESGNIFAVDYTNGSSALFALPKKGNVYHPAISPNGKWIAMTSKPEGISGFDTLSVQPFNAADSTHFLYNESSAAEPRWRISHGDTLIYFGTDGGDNSSDGKFFGEKTLAVSFQNQKFGAEREIFAGSYHGGISDDENLAVSGSKLLRARVRGKDTVWYHGEQACNVSLSPDSTKRVLFLDFGSKTGREFVGKNYAPHEFILIADSSGKLIQAILAPDGYTFDHTEWTNAPDFIAATLVNEEGVHSKIVLVDTKDSSVTTLVEGNELWHPNVWIQPSAIRLPQKYAADSLGVYMTGNSSISSRIQKVKMDLFWKYRGQAEIAITGSSRCFAGIDPTLLSTSENRLAINYAFSGEDMAGTEYLSVNYYLPLEKLKFLILALDIDRWAITDEGFRTLYVEVPGYLYDEHHDFWKKGVPDEMENFVAANPSPPSDEYSLYAYHLGWHYSTLSGYETPVDLAFSPYEMKKAHYNQEKLLSILDVAKSYGVQVVGIIFPQAPEYIASGKSWGRYGPSLADAKMLLQTLDSLAKQKSNFTLFDEYKNGENDYASEDFADYDHLNQSGALKLTQRLDSLLQKLRQEKF, encoded by the coding sequence TTGCAGCATGCGGGAATGGTGCAAATGCATTCAGCGTTGCGTGGGACGACTTTGGGAACATCTTTAGAATCGGCGCCCACTTCGGAAAAGCCCGAAATGACGGTGAATTTTGATTATGATTTTTCTCTTGGCGCGCACGAAGTGACCCGAAAAGAATATGCGACATGGACGGGGAAAAATATTGAGCGGCAAAATGATTTGCCGATGACGAATGTAACTTACTTTGATGCGATTTTAGCGGCCAATTCTCGGAGTAAATTCGAAGGACTTGACAGCGTTTACACTTACCGCAAATTGCAGATGAGCGAAGGCTCTTGCTTGGGAATTGAAAATTTGGCGTTTCATCCCGAAGCAAACGGTTACCGTCTCCCGACCGAAGCCGAATGGACTTTTGCCGCAAAAAACGTGCATTTTAATCCGGAAAAATCGTGGAATGTTTCGAATGCGGGCGATTCCTTGCACCCGGTTTGTACAAGTGAACCGAAAGCGATTCTCTGCGATATGGCGGGGAATGCGATGGAATGGGTGAACGATTGGTTTGTTCCATTTTCGGACACAACTCTTTTGAATTTTATCGGCGGCGCACAATCGGATGCGATTGGAAAACGCATTCTCAAAGGTGGATATTTTCGAAAAGCCGCAGACAACATGCGGATTTATTCCCGCGGCGATGTTTACACGGTGACTTCTTCGACCAAGGCGGATTACGTCGGCTTTCGTTTAGCCCGCGGAATGATTCCAAGTCCGAGCACATTAAATTCTTCGAATTCCAATTTCTCGCCCGAGAATTTTTCGGTTTTACCCGCGCTTGAACTCAAAAAGAAACTCCGCACTTCTCAAGTGCGCTTAGCGTTCCGCGATGATGAAAGCGGAAATATTTTCGCCGTCGATTACACGAACGGTTCTAGTGCTCTTTTCGCTTTACCGAAAAAAGGTAACGTTTATCATCCGGCGATTTCTCCTAACGGCAAATGGATTGCGATGACTTCGAAGCCCGAAGGCATCTCGGGCTTTGACACTCTTTCGGTGCAGCCTTTTAACGCAGCGGATTCGACCCATTTCCTTTACAACGAATCGTCGGCAGCAGAACCGCGCTGGCGCATTTCTCACGGAGACACGCTGATTTATTTCGGAACGGACGGCGGCGATAATTCAAGCGACGGAAAATTCTTCGGCGAAAAAACTCTTGCCGTTTCCTTTCAAAATCAAAAGTTCGGCGCAGAACGGGAAATTTTTGCGGGCTCGTATCACGGCGGCATCTCGGACGATGAAAATCTCGCCGTCTCGGGTTCAAAACTTTTGCGCGCTCGCGTCCGCGGAAAAGATACTGTCTGGTATCACGGCGAACAAGCTTGCAATGTGTCTTTATCGCCCGATTCGACGAAGCGCGTTCTCTTCCTCGATTTCGGAAGCAAAACCGGCCGCGAATTTGTCGGCAAAAATTATGCGCCGCACGAATTTATTTTGATTGCGGACAGTTCGGGAAAACTCATTCAAGCAATTCTTGCGCCCGACGGTTACACTTTTGATCATACGGAATGGACGAACGCACCCGATTTCATCGCAGCGACTCTCGTAAACGAAGAAGGCGTGCATTCCAAAATCGTCCTCGTCGATACGAAAGATTCGAGCGTCACCACTCTCGTCGAAGGAAACGAACTTTGGCATCCGAATGTGTGGATTCAACCGAGCGCCATTCGACTTCCTCAAAAATACGCCGCCGATAGTTTGGGCGTTTACATGACGGGAAATTCGAGCATTAGCAGCCGCATTCAAAAAGTGAAAATGGATTTGTTCTGGAAATATCGCGGCCAAGCAGAAATCGCCATCACCGGTTCCTCGCGTTGCTTTGCGGGAATCGATCCGACGTTACTTTCGACCAGTGAAAATCGATTGGCAATCAATTACGCTTTCTCGGGCGAAGACATGGCGGGCACCGAATATTTATCGGTCAATTATTACTTGCCGCTCGAAAAATTGAAATTTTTAATTCTCGCGCTAGATATTGACCGTTGGGCAATTACCGACGAAGGTTTCCGCACTTTATATGTTGAAGTGCCGGGATATTTATACGATGAACATCACGACTTTTGGAAAAAAGGCGTTCCCGATGAAATGGAAAATTTCGTCGCCGCAAATCCGTCGCCACCATCCGACGAATACTCTCTTTACGCGTATCATTTGGGCTGGCATTATTCGACGCTTTCGGGATATGAAACTCCCGTCGATTTGGCGTTTTCTCCGTATGAAATGAAAAAGGCGCACTATAACCAAGAAAAATTGCTTTCGATTCTCGACGTGGCGAAAAGTTACGGCGTTCAAGTCGTCGGAATTATTTTCCCGCAAGCGCCGGAATATATCGCAAGCGGAAAATCGTGGGGACGTTACGGTCCATCTCTCGCCGATGCAAAAATGCTTTTGCAAACTCTCGATTCTTTGGCAAAGCAAAAAAGCAATTTTACCCTTTTTGATGAATATAAAAATGGGGAAAACGATTACGCTTCCGAAGATTTCGCGGACTACGATCATTTGAATCAATCGGGCGCATTAAAACTCACGCAGCGTCTAGATTCGCTTTTACAAAAACTTCGCCAAGAGAAATTTTAG
- the htpG gene encoding molecular chaperone HtpG: MATEKKEFQTEVQDLLHLMIHSLYSNKEIFLRELISNAADALDKRRFLSLSDAKLLPVGTQLKIDLAVNSQNKTLTVEDNGIGMNKEDLVSCLGTIARSGTKHFVQNLKDADKSNVDLIGQFGVGFYSAFMVANKVEVLSRKAGEESGYLWSSDGTGSYEISDMPKQDVGTKITLYLKDGEDFQEFSSEWGVESIVRKYSEFVSYGIYLHHEPTKNDKGEMETKEPTRLNDKPALWRQSDKEITEQQYKDFYATVAHEGDDPLAWKHSHAEGAQEFWTLTYIPSKAPFNIWQNDRINGLKLYVKKVFIMDDCKDLLPPWLRFVRGVVDSEDLPLNVSREILQSNKIITTIRKRVIKDVLDKLAEIKNKDREKYEAWWKELGMVLKEGFYMNWEHLDELKKLTLFKSTKSGDKFTSLEEYVKNMPADQKEIYFLIGENKDAIAASPILEAYKNKNYEVLLLSDPIDEFMMQAVTEFDGKKFHDVSRGDVDFEKTEEEKKSEESSKVEFKDLCTELQKDLDANIKEVRISSRLKDSPCCLVTDEAAMSRHMERMMSAMGQNVTKSKRILEINPNHPICKMLKEKKAKNESLEDWPKALYGQAVLAEGSQLENPGEYVQAITKLLSANIH; encoded by the coding sequence ATGGCAACAGAAAAGAAAGAATTCCAAACCGAAGTGCAAGACCTTTTGCATTTGATGATTCACTCCTTGTATAGCAACAAGGAAATTTTTCTCCGCGAATTGATTTCTAACGCAGCGGATGCGCTTGATAAGCGGCGTTTCCTTTCCCTTTCCGATGCGAAACTTCTCCCGGTCGGAACGCAATTAAAAATTGACCTCGCCGTCAATAGCCAAAATAAGACGCTAACCGTTGAAGATAACGGTATCGGCATGAACAAAGAAGATCTCGTGAGCTGTCTCGGTACAATTGCGCGCAGCGGCACGAAACACTTTGTGCAAAATTTGAAAGACGCAGACAAATCGAATGTGGATTTGATCGGTCAATTCGGCGTTGGATTTTATTCCGCCTTTATGGTCGCAAACAAAGTCGAAGTGCTTTCGCGCAAAGCGGGCGAAGAATCCGGTTACCTTTGGAGCTCGGACGGAACAGGCTCTTACGAAATTTCGGATATGCCGAAGCAAGATGTCGGCACGAAAATCACCCTTTACTTAAAAGACGGCGAAGACTTCCAAGAATTTTCTTCGGAATGGGGAGTCGAATCCATCGTTCGCAAATACAGTGAATTTGTTTCTTACGGCATTTACCTGCATCATGAACCGACGAAAAATGATAAGGGCGAAATGGAAACGAAGGAACCGACTCGTTTGAATGATAAGCCGGCTCTTTGGCGTCAAAGCGATAAAGAAATTACCGAACAGCAATACAAAGATTTTTACGCAACTGTCGCACACGAAGGCGATGATCCTCTTGCGTGGAAACATTCTCACGCCGAAGGCGCTCAAGAATTCTGGACACTCACTTATATTCCGTCCAAAGCGCCGTTCAACATTTGGCAAAATGACCGCATTAACGGACTCAAGCTTTATGTGAAAAAAGTCTTCATCATGGACGATTGCAAAGACTTGCTTCCGCCTTGGCTCCGCTTTGTCCGCGGCGTTGTCGATTCCGAAGATTTGCCGCTCAATGTTTCGCGCGAAATTCTCCAATCGAATAAAATCATCACGACGATTCGCAAACGCGTGATCAAAGATGTGCTCGATAAATTGGCAGAAATCAAAAATAAAGACCGCGAAAAGTATGAAGCTTGGTGGAAAGAACTCGGCATGGTTCTGAAAGAAGGCTTCTACATGAACTGGGAACATTTGGACGAATTGAAAAAGTTGACTCTTTTCAAGTCCACGAAGTCCGGCGATAAATTTACAAGCCTCGAAGAATATGTGAAGAATATGCCCGCAGATCAAAAGGAAATTTATTTCCTCATCGGCGAAAATAAAGACGCAATTGCCGCAAGCCCGATTCTCGAAGCTTACAAGAACAAGAATTACGAAGTGCTCTTGCTCTCGGATCCAATCGATGAATTTATGATGCAAGCGGTCACCGAATTTGACGGCAAAAAATTCCACGATGTAAGCCGCGGCGATGTGGACTTCGAAAAGACCGAAGAAGAAAAGAAATCCGAAGAATCTTCCAAGGTTGAATTCAAAGATCTCTGCACCGAATTGCAAAAGGATTTGGACGCAAACATTAAAGAAGTGCGCATTTCGAGCCGCTTGAAAGATAGCCCGTGCTGTCTCGTTACCGACGAAGCAGCGATGAGCCGTCATATGGAACGCATGATGAGTGCGATGGGTCAAAACGTCACCAAGTCCAAGCGCATTTTGGAAATCAATCCGAATCATCCGATTTGCAAAATGTTGAAGGAAAAGAAAGCGAAGAACGAATCTCTCGAAGATTGGCCGAAGGCTCTCTACGGGCAAGCGGTCCTCGCCGAAGGTTCGCAGCTTGAAAATCCGGGCGAATACGTCCAAGCGATTACGAAGCTCCTTTCTGCAAACATTCACTAA
- a CDS encoding cadherin repeat domain-containing protein: MVAGCAWGASVAPLYFTSLGNSADDRAEEQQAYWESLMKYKVWGTHSLTYSNGNISISDNTGYNGTADGDFIVNFQHHHIGGPTLVGGNFKFNNGGYDTLTTGPVRVLGDMQVTLQDDNVFEGDYCVKGNIRGQYEGNKNLWAEGVRKSGGSIYEKMNYDQCPESVPEVDAHLNVPVLPQDSVWVASTWSDESIEMTSCSPDEVLYIHVPPDSVVTNEFGTFDKYVDHIKISCTNHKKMYFLMPPGGRLTRIFSKNGFDFSNSVSDMRIQVVYASETTKFDKTKMEWDLSDSANFSYLTNKEYSGNLLFYTPQPILWNYWVDANFQGSWITADSFHVAGHFKLAGQVVAENLYFDADVQGDFRYVPFDPPILDIDPTAMGAGTFIENDRPQQVQITLSDAPTTAVEFNYCFALSNLADSNAVHLANKADFITAGMPLCTVKSNGTVVGDSGLVTFKAGHKLPTSPVMVTPKKDDLIEGDETFKLYVFNMSGAVLKGNKRTGYFTLKIKDVDFNTPPYFDKTAYSFNEDENSPIGDSVGIVHASDKQKGDIPYYYIASGDSALFTMDSISGKITVKKNALDYESKDTTFTLFIYASDGLLNSDTIPVTIHIKDVNEAPVAPDTTFKIAEDAKKGTVVGTVLASDPDSLHIAEFGKLKYQLVTKTTVFAVDSLSGKLILTDTLDYETTKSYTVYVRVSDGKLADTAKVIVNVLNVNEAPVVKNTTVMIDEECKGCAASNNVPASDPDGDKLKYEVLKDTSGLFKIDSTIGRIALKKDAKLDYEKDSVYQISVVVSDPGGLKDTALVTIKVRNLPEKVEITYAESGDSSWKKPDTIYTNDPKTYIKWTTPVGEKDSTVIAKEGKNTVKVSYQDGSATLVIILSTKIPKVTVTASNDTTGAPSGVTIVEEKEAGDTASYVRSKNALITVTVTDSSGEKPVTKKNSFKVALDTATVSKSQISAMEKTVGKVNVADESELSSKVKVTHSVVGENKIRVSYYDTTAAGTVVEVAYYTDSKGKRLADKNGEEYYEISSTVKNAEGKSVTLTYTVDALGTVKQDENGKTLYQVSYTNAVKAADGVVYDVKISYTMNASGEKSKDADGNMIYDVAYTFTDSYGNSATASTVIIVDPVPPVVKIISPENMASLSNVSVSVKWTVNDIEQDTLNFQGLNDGKNLIIRTYRDKAGNEASDTVIVILKAGKLVKVKMEEPLVNPDSKRVEKFTAASNSKPGTTYALSVMNAKTGKEVETQAGSASGLDKGSFKEPYSGLSGKHLGSTLHITAQAPAVDQTGTSSSLGSILENGYVSLDSGGGWNRKKIPVDEFLENNCSADFRNAYDSLGAAASLYTTKIKLKIWFFTTLGEFVSEYGFTQDIYTENVDESGGIQLFFELKPDEDGFLRSADGRKLATGPYIYKSEVKIRSELQCDLPDRKKGYIRKDDDDILTRWGYRRPNN, translated from the coding sequence TTTAATAACGGCGGTTATGATACTTTGACGACGGGACCGGTCCGCGTTCTCGGCGATATGCAAGTGACTTTGCAAGACGATAATGTCTTTGAAGGCGATTATTGCGTGAAAGGGAATATCCGCGGGCAATATGAAGGCAATAAGAATCTTTGGGCAGAAGGCGTCCGCAAAAGTGGCGGCTCCATTTACGAAAAAATGAATTATGATCAATGCCCCGAATCGGTTCCCGAAGTGGATGCGCATTTGAATGTTCCTGTTCTTCCGCAAGATTCGGTTTGGGTCGCTTCAACTTGGTCCGATGAATCGATTGAAATGACGAGTTGTTCTCCGGACGAAGTCTTGTATATTCATGTGCCGCCTGATTCCGTTGTCACGAATGAATTTGGAACATTTGACAAGTATGTGGATCATATTAAAATTTCTTGCACCAATCACAAGAAAATGTATTTCTTAATGCCTCCCGGCGGAAGGCTTACGCGTATTTTCTCAAAGAACGGTTTTGATTTTAGCAACTCTGTAAGCGATATGCGAATTCAAGTGGTTTACGCTTCGGAGACGACGAAATTCGATAAAACGAAAATGGAATGGGATTTGTCGGATTCGGCAAATTTCTCGTATTTGACGAATAAAGAATACAGCGGTAATTTACTTTTTTATACGCCGCAGCCTATTCTATGGAATTATTGGGTCGATGCAAACTTCCAAGGCTCTTGGATAACCGCGGATTCCTTTCATGTAGCAGGCCATTTTAAATTAGCTGGCCAAGTCGTCGCTGAAAATCTTTATTTTGATGCCGACGTGCAAGGCGACTTCCGTTATGTGCCTTTTGATCCGCCTATTTTGGACATTGACCCGACCGCGATGGGCGCTGGAACCTTTATCGAAAACGATCGTCCGCAACAAGTGCAAATCACACTTTCCGATGCGCCGACGACAGCGGTGGAATTCAATTATTGCTTTGCGCTCAGCAATCTCGCTGATTCGAATGCGGTGCATTTGGCGAATAAAGCCGACTTTATTACCGCTGGTATGCCGCTTTGCACGGTAAAATCTAACGGCACCGTTGTGGGCGATTCGGGACTTGTCACTTTCAAAGCGGGGCATAAACTGCCGACGTCTCCGGTGATGGTCACGCCGAAAAAAGACGACTTAATCGAAGGCGATGAAACTTTCAAACTTTACGTCTTTAATATGAGCGGTGCCGTTCTCAAAGGCAATAAGCGCACCGGTTACTTTACTTTAAAAATCAAAGATGTGGACTTTAATACGCCGCCGTATTTCGATAAAACCGCTTACAGTTTTAACGAAGACGAAAATAGTCCAATCGGCGATTCGGTTGGAATTGTCCACGCTTCGGATAAACAGAAAGGCGATATTCCGTATTATTACATCGCTTCGGGCGATTCCGCGCTCTTTACGATGGATTCCATTTCGGGAAAAATTACGGTGAAAAAGAATGCCTTGGATTATGAATCCAAAGACACGACTTTTACCCTTTTCATTTACGCGTCGGATGGTCTTTTGAATTCGGATACGATTCCGGTGACGATTCATATCAAAGATGTGAACGAAGCGCCTGTTGCGCCCGATACGACATTTAAGATTGCCGAAGATGCGAAGAAGGGAACTGTCGTCGGCACAGTTTTAGCGTCAGATCCGGATTCGCTCCACATTGCAGAATTTGGAAAATTGAAATATCAACTGGTGACGAAAACGACTGTCTTTGCCGTTGATTCTCTTAGCGGAAAATTGATTCTCACCGACACTCTCGATTACGAAACGACGAAATCTTATACGGTTTACGTCCGCGTGTCCGACGGAAAACTCGCCGATACCGCCAAAGTTATCGTGAATGTTTTGAATGTGAATGAAGCGCCGGTGGTGAAAAATACGACGGTCATGATTGACGAAGAATGCAAAGGTTGCGCTGCGTCCAATAATGTGCCCGCGAGCGATCCCGATGGCGATAAATTAAAATACGAAGTTTTGAAAGATACGAGCGGACTTTTCAAAATCGATTCGACAATCGGTCGCATCGCACTCAAGAAAGATGCGAAGTTAGATTATGAAAAAGATTCTGTGTATCAAATTTCCGTCGTCGTCAGCGATCCGGGCGGATTGAAAGATACGGCTCTCGTGACGATTAAAGTCCGCAATCTTCCCGAAAAAGTGGAAATCACCTACGCTGAATCGGGCGATTCGAGTTGGAAGAAACCGGATACGATTTATACGAATGATCCGAAGACCTATATCAAGTGGACAACTCCTGTCGGCGAAAAAGACAGCACCGTGATTGCTAAAGAAGGCAAGAATACGGTGAAGGTGAGTTATCAAGATGGTTCTGCGACTCTCGTCATTATCCTCAGCACAAAAATTCCGAAGGTAACGGTTACCGCATCGAATGATACGACTGGCGCTCCGAGCGGCGTGACGATTGTCGAAGAAAAAGAAGCGGGCGATACCGCGAGCTATGTCCGTTCGAAAAATGCGTTAATTACTGTAACCGTTACGGATTCGTCGGGCGAAAAACCGGTGACGAAAAAGAACAGCTTTAAGGTTGCCTTAGACACGGCGACGGTTTCGAAGTCGCAAATTTCTGCGATGGAAAAGACCGTGGGCAAAGTCAATGTCGCCGATGAATCGGAACTTTCTTCGAAGGTAAAAGTCACGCATTCCGTTGTCGGCGAAAATAAAATCCGCGTGAGCTATTACGATACGACGGCAGCGGGAACCGTTGTCGAAGTCGCTTACTATACCGATTCCAAAGGCAAACGTTTAGCCGATAAAAACGGCGAAGAATATTATGAAATTTCTTCGACGGTGAAAAATGCCGAAGGCAAATCGGTGACTCTCACTTATACCGTCGACGCACTCGGAACGGTCAAGCAAGATGAAAACGGCAAGACTTTGTATCAAGTCAGTTATACGAATGCGGTCAAGGCCGCGGACGGTGTCGTTTACGATGTGAAAATTTCTTATACCATGAACGCATCGGGAGAGAAATCGAAAGATGCCGATGGCAATATGATTTACGACGTCGCGTATACATTTACAGATTCTTATGGCAATTCGGCGACAGCTTCGACGGTGATTATCGTAGACCCTGTTCCGCCGGTGGTGAAAATTATCTCGCCCGAAAATATGGCTTCTCTCAGCAATGTTTCGGTTTCGGTCAAATGGACAGTCAACGATATCGAACAAGATACGCTGAATTTCCAAGGCTTAAACGATGGCAAGAATTTAATCATCCGCACTTACCGCGATAAAGCGGGCAACGAAGCGTCGGATACCGTCATCGTGATTCTCAAAGCGGGAAAATTGGTAAAAGTCAAAATGGAAGAACCGCTCGTTAATCCGGATTCGAAACGCGTCGAAAAATTCACTGCTGCTTCGAACAGCAAACCGGGAACGACTTACGCGTTGAGCGTGATGAACGCAAAGACCGGCAAAGAAGTCGAAACGCAAGCGGGTTCTGCGAGCGGACTCGATAAAGGCTCGTTCAAAGAACCGTATTCGGGACTTTCGGGCAAGCATTTAGGTTCGACATTGCACATTACGGCGCAAGCGCCCGCGGTCGATCAAACGGGAACTTCATCTTCTCTCGGAAGCATTCTCGAAAACGGTTATGTTTCCCTCGATAGCGGTGGAGGCTGGAACCGTAAAAAGATTCCTGTCGATGAATTCTTGGAAAATAATTGCTCGGCAGATTTCCGCAACGCTTACGATTCTCTCGGCGCAGCGGCTAGCCTCTACACGACGAAAATCAAACTCAAAATTTGGTTCTTCACAACCCTCGGTGAATTTGTGAGTGAATACGGCTTCACGCAAGACATTTACACCGAAAACGTCGATGAATCGGGCGGAATTCAACTCTTCTTCGAACTCAAACCCGATGAAGATGGCTTCCTCCGTTCGGCAGACGGGCGTAAACTCGCAACGGGTCCGTATATTTACAAGTCCGAAGTGAAAATTCGCTCGGAATTGCAATGCGATTTACCGGACCGCAAGAAGGGTTACATCCGAAAAGACGACGATGACATTCTCACGCGTTGGGGATATCGAAGACCGAATAATTAA
- the recQ gene encoding DNA helicase RecQ, with protein sequence MMNADELFSTAKKILKQSFGFSSFRPAQEAVIQNIFAGKDTLALLPTGGGKSICYQIPALVYPGTCIVVSPLLALMKDQVDNLVENGIAAAALNSQISPEESYEIRNKAIRGELKLLYLSPERIHFELDHLLSAMRISLFAIDEAHCISVWGHDFRPEYAELHTLRKRFPQIPLVALTATADAATRKDILSQLQIPAENTVLSSFDRPNLSLNVKVNLKKRDKLQEILKLLRKHTDESGIIYCLSRKGAETLADDLRGNGIDAEAYHAGLETEERIRIQENFLNDRIQVICATTAFGMGIDKPDIRFVIHYNTPKNMEGYYQEIGRAGRDGMPSDTLLFYNDHDMVMLAKFAEESGEQELQLEKLHRIEHYATSPICRRRILLSYFGETFDHDCNHCDICKNPPQRFDGTILAQKALSAIARTHESERSEIIVDILRGNRPQEIVEKHYDELKTFGVGRSTPTEKWEAYLLQLIHLGVIEKSYAADQHLSITAFGKEILFGKRKIDLALIRNENAEASKTSRENSLLSFDDRELFQELRALRLELAKEAGIPAFHIFSDKVLTAIVEEKPTTLSEFAEVPGVGNFKLQKYGKIFLEKIKLHNS encoded by the coding sequence ATGATGAACGCTGACGAACTTTTTTCCACTGCAAAAAAAATCTTAAAGCAAAGCTTTGGCTTTAGCTCGTTTCGCCCCGCGCAAGAAGCGGTTATTCAAAACATTTTTGCGGGAAAAGATACGTTAGCACTTCTCCCGACTGGTGGCGGAAAATCCATTTGCTATCAAATTCCCGCTCTCGTTTACCCGGGAACTTGCATCGTCGTTTCTCCCCTGCTCGCTTTGATGAAAGATCAAGTCGATAACCTCGTCGAAAACGGCATCGCAGCGGCTGCGCTCAACAGCCAAATTTCTCCCGAAGAATCTTACGAAATCCGAAATAAAGCGATTCGCGGCGAATTAAAATTGCTTTATCTTTCGCCCGAGCGCATTCATTTTGAGCTCGACCATTTGCTTTCTGCGATGCGCATTTCTCTTTTTGCTATCGATGAAGCGCATTGCATTTCGGTTTGGGGTCACGATTTTCGCCCGGAATATGCGGAGTTGCACACGCTAAGGAAACGCTTTCCACAAATTCCGCTCGTCGCATTAACCGCTACCGCAGACGCTGCAACCCGAAAAGATATTCTTTCGCAGTTGCAAATTCCCGCAGAAAATACGGTGCTTTCGAGCTTTGACCGCCCGAATTTGAGTTTGAATGTCAAAGTGAATTTAAAGAAGCGCGACAAGCTTCAAGAAATTTTGAAACTTCTCCGCAAGCATACGGACGAAAGCGGAATCATCTATTGCCTTTCGCGAAAAGGCGCCGAAACCCTCGCCGACGATTTGCGCGGAAACGGCATCGATGCCGAAGCGTATCATGCGGGGCTCGAAACCGAAGAACGCATCCGCATTCAAGAAAATTTTTTGAATGACCGCATCCAAGTGATTTGTGCGACGACCGCTTTCGGCATGGGAATTGACAAGCCCGATATTCGATTCGTCATCCATTACAACACGCCGAAAAATATGGAAGGCTATTACCAAGAAATCGGGCGCGCAGGCCGCGACGGAATGCCTTCGGACACGCTGCTTTTTTACAACGATCACGATATGGTGATGCTTGCAAAATTTGCCGAAGAAAGCGGCGAACAAGAATTGCAGCTCGAAAAATTGCACCGCATCGAACATTATGCAACAAGTCCGATTTGTCGCAGACGTATTCTGCTCAGTTATTTTGGGGAAACATTTGACCACGACTGCAACCATTGCGATATTTGCAAAAATCCGCCGCAGCGATTTGACGGAACGATTTTAGCGCAGAAGGCACTTTCGGCGATTGCCCGCACTCACGAATCCGAACGCAGCGAAATTATCGTAGACATTCTCCGCGGAAATCGCCCGCAAGAAATCGTCGAAAAGCATTACGATGAATTAAAAACTTTTGGCGTCGGACGCTCAACGCCGACAGAAAAATGGGAAGCGTATTTGTTACAGCTCATCCACTTGGGCGTCATCGAAAAAAGTTACGCCGCAGATCAGCATCTTTCGATTACCGCATTTGGAAAAGAAATTCTTTTTGGAAAACGCAAAATCGATTTGGCGTTAATCCGCAATGAAAATGCCGAAGCGTCCAAAACTTCCCGCGAAAACTCTCTGCTTTCATTTGACGACCGAGAACTTTTCCAAGAACTCCGCGCGCTCCGATTGGAGCTCGCCAAAGAAGCAGGCATTCCCGCCTTTCATATTTTTAGCGATAAAGTTTTAACCGCTATCGTCGAAGAAAAGCCGACGACATTAAGTGAATTTGCCGAAGTTCCCGGCGTCGGCAATTTCAAATTGCAGAAATACGGAAAAATTTTCCTCGAAAAAATAAAGCTGCACAATTCGTAA